CCTTCCAAGCGATTTGGATGACCTAGGGGGAATAAAAAGGGACGAATTAGTAAGGGAAATACAGCTAAAAGTCATCTATACCTGTTTATCTTCCGTCGGGATCAGTATGACCTCGTTATATCTCAAAGGCGTGCCATTAGGAGCTTTGCCGGTCTCTTTTATCTGCTTCATCTCGGTGCTAATGCCGCAGTTAGGGCGTGCCGTGCCTATGgcaccaaagccaagctGCCGAAGGAGGCGGAAGAGCTgcggtgatgagaagaggttatctGTGAAGACGTGATATGTCTGAGGAAGCAGCCTTTTCACTCGGTGAACCACGATGCTCTGTGTATTACTGAGAGGGATCTTGGTCTGtagctttcccttcttgccTACCGGCTTCGGCGTAGGTAGGTTAATAATAACAGTAGTATATGATGATGCCTTTacatgccaaagccaccgcAGAAAGAAGCCCTGTTGGGCGATAACCTAGACTTTGAAGCCCACCGGTGTGGGCTTTCCCTTGACAAGCgttgtctcttttgatctGCCTGTAAACGGCaccatacactcatctacagTCAGATTAGTCCCTGGAAGATAGAGCTCATTCGACACCTTCTGTATTCCTTTGAGCGGTACAGCCCTTCAGGAGGTCACTCGCCCCACTTTGCTTAGTCACAAGGTTAGTACGTGCGGGGTACCGGAAGTTCGTAAGATATTTGCCAAGTCTGTAAGGTAGCTCTTTGTAACAATCAAAACTGCTGGGACTTTTACCATCATGCAAATTAGTATGTGGGGAGAAGTACCGTTAATTTTATTCATTTTGATTGGTTTTATACCCCTGTCGTGACCCCGCTGAAGGGCTGTACCGCTCAAAGGGATAAGGTCAGACTACTCTTTAGCCGCTTGGAAGGTCTTTGGAAGATCCCCCTTATCCCTTACATCGACTTTGGTGTAGTTAAAAGTGCGAAAATACCGGCTGATTAGTTGAAACTTCTGTAAGGGCATAaacttgatgattgagtGAAGAGGGCGTTGATCTCCTAGGCTAGGTGCCTTCTAATGGTCCTTTATTGAGATTTCCCTATGAATTCCTAGGTAAATAACGACTCCAAGCTATAGATAAGCTGTTGCAGAAGAGAGGCCTTCCTACTTAAGGATACGTGAGTGTTCAGAAACAGGGGTATTCCAGTTGTTAATAACGCTGTTTTCTTGGAGATAAGAGACCCAGCTGTTGGTGTATTTAATCCATAACTGTATAAGGGAAATAGGTATAAAAAGCTGGAATAATTGAAGGGGTTCCTTGGGTAGagggttgatcttgaaatcACGATATTCTAGCTTGAAAGGTTGAAAATCCTGACCGCGGCCCTCTTCGGGCGGAAAATTAGGCACGCCGGTGGGGTCACTCAAAGGAGGGGTCTCAAAGCTGTGATCATCTAAGCTATCTTGTATCTTTGAAGAGCTCATCGTTTTAATTACGACAAGCTAGGGGCTATTTGTGTGAGGTTTTTGATGAATTTGGTGGTGGAAAATCATTAAGCTGTCTGACGAGAACTTCATGTACCCCGCAGGTACTAGCGGAGTTAGTCAGCTAAGTGGGGCGAGTGACCTGTTGATGCCTTGTGCCACCCAAAGAGATAAGGCAATTACTACACCGGCGTGACAGAATGGCTACACTGGCGTCACTCTTACACAGGCGTCATTTTTACGGCTTCTGATTGGTCCATCCCTTTGCGTTAGTGCATTTAGATTCTGCCAACACCGCTCCTTGTACCTCTAGCTTAGCTCCCACCGCGACGATCGACGCGCCCgatgaagctcttcaccAGCTAGCTACTACACTAATTATCTCTTTGCAGTGTGTAGTGTTGGAGAAGTGGCATGCAAGATGGTGTTATACAGGCAGCCACCTCAAGGGAAGATGTCCCACGATGATACCAAAATTGTCTGAACACATTATAGATCTCTTGCAGGATCAGCAGGTCTCGTATCTTGGCCTCTCCTCTTTAGATACTTTTGTTGTGATGTTCGCTTTAGAACTGGTTGACCCGATTGGTTCTTCATCAAAAGCGAGGACTTGTTAAGGGAGCTGCCTTCACCGCCTTTGCGCGGATGTACCTGTGGGTCGAAGAAAAAAAGAGCGAATCAGAGGCCATAAAAGCGACGCCTGTGTAAGAGTGACGCCGGTGTAGCCATTCTGTCACGCCGGTGTAGTAATTGCCATTTATAAATGCGGCATGACGCCCTGTTATTACCAGGCCCATGCATCTTAATAACTTTCTTGACAAATTTAGATAATTCTGCTACAATGTTGAGTGTTTCGGCTTTCTTCCACAACGTCCTCAACTATTTACTTTCATGGGTACATCCAGTATGATAATCTCATTGAATAGAATAAGAGCATTATAGTTAGCTGCTAATCCCGTAATAGAATGCCCACTGGGGATGGTTGTCTTGCAATCGCAAAGTGAGTTGTCCGTGATCTCCTATCTTGCACACTTTCTTACATACTGTCGCAGACTGGGCAACTCGAGCGGGAGATAATCCCGCtcggcaagaagctcaagctcctcttccTGTTCAACCATATCACTGAATGGATCGATACGACACACGCCATGCGACTTTATATGCACAATAAGTCCCTAGAAAAGGGTATGTCTTGGGGTCAGGGCTGCACGTGGAAGTTATTAACACGGGAATAGGTAAGAAAGAGGCATCTCCAGCATCCAAGGAGCAAATTAGCAAATTCGTTGATTATTATGGTATCAACATGGATGACTTTGACCCTTCGGATATTAATGAGTATAACACATTCGAAGACTTCTTCGCCCGAGCGCATAAAGCCGGCTCAAGGCCGATCCACCGGCCTGATGATGCATTAACCGCGGTCGTTGTCGCCGATTCAAGAGTTGTCACGTACGAATCAGTTGCAGAAACAAAGAAGATTTGGATTAAAGGCCATGATTTTAACATTACCAATCTCGTCATGGACACACAACTCGGTTCAAAGTACGAAAACGCAGCCGTTGCCAGCTTTCGTCTATCACCACAAGACTATCATCGATACCACTCACCTGTGACCGGCAAAATCAAATTATTTCGGAGTATTCCCGGCGACTATTATCAAGTCGATCCTGTTGCTTTACAGAGTCAAGTAGATATCTTAACGAGAAATAGAAGGGCGTATGTCATCATCGAGACGGCTGAATTTGGCGATGTCTTGTTTGTCGCCATCGGAGCAACGAATGTGGGATCAGCCGTGTAAGTGCAATTATGCTCCCGAGGCATGTATAGTTCGAATTCTGACCATATGCAGCATACACGAGCAATTTCAGAAAAGTGGCGTACAGGTCAATAAGGGTGATGAGCTGGGACATTTTCAGTTTGGCGGCTCTTCCATTATTGTCGCATTCCAGATGGAGAGGATTAAATTTGACAACGATCTGTTGCAGTTAAGCAAGCGGCGTATTCAAGTCTCGGTCGAGGTTGGTATGAGCTTGGGTCGTGCAACCCGTTCAACCCGGCGAGGCGAGATGTCTCCCGCACCTACGTATGCTGAAGTTGCAGATCCAAATGCTTAAATCAATCTTATCTTCAGGATGTCCACCAATTGATATAAGTTGCATGCATGGGATTGAGGGGCCGATCGGAGCGAACAAATAGTATATTaaggagaaaagaaattTATTCAGGGTAAACCCATTCAGTTACTCAACAACCACAATGCCAATACCACCTGAGGACATCGATCCGAGTCCACTATCGTCCCGCAAGTAAACGCCTAGCCAGGTCCCTCATCCGGCAAAGCTACCGTGCGTTGGGACGCGACAAACGGCGTCTCCTTCGACACGAAGAAGACCGATGTCATGCACTTCTCTCGCAGTAAACTGAGGACCACCCCGCCGGTATGTCACGGTGACGTCGAGAAACATCCCGAGTCGGCTCTGCGCTGGCTTGATAGTAGGCTATCGTTCCGAATCCATGTAGAGAAGTGGGCGGCGAAAGCGAAGGCAGTGGCCTACCACCTGCGAGTACTAAGCGATACGAAACACGGTCCGCTGCCGGGTGCTGTCCGAAACGCCGTCAGGGGTGTCAGTCGAGCCAGTCCTGCTCTACGGTTCCGAAGCGTGGTACCAGGGCATGACAAGGCCACGATGAAGCCAGCCTATCAGAAACCCGCCATCGAGCAACCAGCATCTCATACAG
The Fusarium oxysporum f. sp. lycopersici 4287 chromosome 15, whole genome shotgun sequence DNA segment above includes these coding regions:
- a CDS encoding phosphatidylserine decarboxylase (At least one base has a quality score < 10), which produces MLSVSAFFHNVLNYLLSWVHPNAHWGWLSCNRKTGQLEREIIPLGKKLKLLFLFNHITEWIDTTHAMRLYMHNKSLEKGKKEASPASKEQISKFVDYYGINMDDFDPSDINEYNTFEDFFARAHKAGSRPIHRPDDALTAVVVADSRVVTYESVAETKKIWIKGHDFNITNLVMDTQLGSKYENAAVASFRLSPQDYHRYHSPVTGKIKLFRSIPGDYYQVDPVALQSQVDILTRNRRAYVIIETAEFGDVLFVAIGATNVGSAVIHEQFQKSGVQVNKGDELGHFQFGGSSIIVAFQMERIKFDNDLLQLSKRRIQVSVEVGPSSGKATVRWDATNGVSFDTKKTDVMHFSRSKLRTTPPVCHGDVEKHPESALRWLDSRLSFRIHVEKWAAKAKAVAYHLRVLSDTKHGPLPGAVRNAVRGVSRASPALRFRSVVPGHDKATMKPAYQKPAIEQPASHTENEQGLEPVHESYTAPLEDDIHRPLHRESGILPVTQVLEARRLRFPVGLKSLDESHPVASRTLPPTASEHVFDGSGRLGPTEVFDVKARGALEGLKAARFSFNLLAYYNLAVATCLRSTPSDSSQDVFLEFQALTASHGATQVRWVLGHTDIPGNEQADKLAKAASSAPGPEGAQPTLTYLRRIARRKPKEAFVTWWSTSAPEQYKRLNLKATTGCPPE